ATGGTTAGGCAGGATGGGATATAGAGTAGAGTAGTACGAGAGCCCACGCGAAAGGCGGCCATTTTGAGTCACGGCCGATTCATGCACGCACGGACGCAGCTGCTCGATCGATCGTGATGCGTACTGCGAGAATTAGAGATGTCAGCGCCGTCGCGGTAAATTTTTTGACGAAAGAACATGCATGCTACTGTAGTCGCTAGTGGAATGAGTGAGTGGGTGCTTTCCACCGGTAAAGATCAGAATGCTTTCTTTTGAAAAAAGGATAAAGGTTATGCATGAGCTCAGCTCTTCTGGAAAAATAACACTTTGCCCTGCGTTCAGTTCAATCCATGGCTCCCGATACTTCACCACATGTCCGTAGCACGGCGACGTACTACGTAGAAGAACAAATTACTCTACATCGATCTACGCGTGAAGCTGACCTTAAACTAACTGAACCGAACCTGCGCTTTACCATGTGGTTTGGAAGATAATTTCTGGCACTTGCCTGGTGGTTTACACTTGACACGCACACAGGAAAAACGTCGCCACCAAGTCACGCACACACACGTATGGCTCGTCGCCGGCCCTACGGCGACCGCGCCGAGCTTATAAAACTAGGAGCGCGCCCCCGAGAAGGCCAGGACTCCACCAGCAACCACCGCTCCTCATCTGAGCTCCGTCGAGAAACCAACAAAGGATCCAAAAAGAGTCAGACGCCCAAGCCACCATGGCGAACCCATCCACGAGCTCGCGGTCGTCGTGCGCGGCTCCCAGTGGCACCAAGCTCACCTGCCTCTGCTCGCCGACCAACCACCCGGGCTCCTTCCGCTGCACTCGCCACCGCAACCCGCGGGGGCGACCGCAGACGTCCTCGCCGCCGTCGTCCGGCCGCCCGTCGCATCAGTCGGCCGCTTCTGGCGCGAGCGCGGCGGTGCGCGTCGAGGGGATCGTCAGGAGCGGCGGTGTCGGCACGGGCGGCAGGACCGGCAAGGGCCGGTTCGTCCTGCGCGCGCACCTGCTGCGGCTGGTCAGCCCGCCGTCCTCCGACGGCCACGACCACCGCCGCTGCCGCGACTTCAAGCCCCGCCCGTCCAGGCTGGGGCGCCTAGCCGTGACCGCGTGACgggggccggccggccggccgccgcTGCTCACCTGCTCTGCTTCGCAGCTGGTAGTACGCAGCTCACTAGTCACTAGTGGTGAACGGTGCGCCTCTATTTCGCGCGCACCGAGAATCCAAAAAGGGTCAGACGCCCAGGCCACCATGGCGAACCCATCCACGAGCTCCAGGCCGTCGTGCGCGGCTCCCAGTGGCACCAAGCTCACCCTGCCTCTGCTCACCGACGAATCACCCGGGCTCCTTCCGCTGCACCCGCCACCGCAACCCGCGGGGGCGACCGCagacgtcgtcgccgccgtcgtcaaGCCGGGCCTGGCAGCAGGCCGCGGCTTCGGGCGCGAGCGCCACGGTGCGCGTCGAGGGGATTCTCAGGACCGGCAAGAGCCGGTCCGTCCTGCGCGCGCACCTGCTGCGGCTGGTCAGCCCGCCGTCCTCCGGCGGCAGCGACCACCGCCGCTGCCGCGACTTCAAGCCCCGCCCGTCCAGGCTGGGCCGCCTAGCCGTGACCGCGTGACGGCGGCCTGCCGGCCGGCCGCTGCTCACCTGCTCTGCCTCGCAGCTCACTAGTCACTAGTGGTGAACGGTGCGCCTCTATTTCGCGCGCACCGACGCTCGGATCCGTTCATCTAGCAAATACTAGCTCCGTGCCTAGGATCGGGTGCTACTCTGGAATCAATGCTTTGTTAGTAGTAGTACTGTGATGAACTGGTGACACGGTGCTGATAATTACTACTCCTTGTATGAATCTGTACACATGTTCCTAGTAATTTTTGCAGAGGAATGAAACAGATTAGTAGTTTCTGTGTTATCTAACTTATTACTGTGCTTACCTTTGTGATGTTCTGGGGATTTACTAATGGACGAGAATGGTACAAATTCTCAGGGTTTTTTTCTACAGCAGAATTTCTCACTTGGTTTGTGCCCATGAGACTTGAGATTGCCTTGCTTGTCATAATTCCGTTCAAAAGAATTATACGTACTTGTGATGATTCCCTTTCAAGCCCCTCTATCTGGATGATTTCGCAGGAAATATTTTCGAGTTTCTTTATGTTTTTGTGGGGAATAGTTTTACTCTGCTTAGCTAGCTCCAGAAAAATGAAGGTAATTAAGTTCACTCACGAGACGCCCATGACTCTAAAACTAATCAGACAGCAGCGTTCTTTATGTGTTGGTCGCGTGTGGGGCTGTGCCTTGAGCGCGTCTCAACTTCCCTTTGTTTACTTGTGCGGCCTGAACCTTCGAGATGATTTTCCCCCGCTTTAATTACTTTATTGTTCTAGCTCAGCTAAGTTTCTCAGTTTTTTCTCCATGAGCAGACGCGGTGTACACGCTGCTAGGAGCAGTATACTCTTGGTAACATTATTATCCGATGATACTTCTCTACTAAGTTCTCCAAGTGAGGTCCAAAAAAGGAGCCTGAACAAATGCTATTCTATAATCAAATCACATGACTTGCAGACTTTAAAGGTTGATATATTTTTTGTTGGAAGAGATTCCGATAAATCACGGATGGACATGCCATCACGCGCTGCCAATATCCATACCGCACGACGCCACAAGATTCGTGCAACATTAATACGCTTCGGTTGTATAATCAGTTCACTTATTTGTATAGCACTTAGTACTCATGCACTTATTTGTATAGCACTTATTCGTGCAACATCCTGTGTATGCCCCACGAGGCAGCACAAGCATTTAAATTGCTAGCGGGCGTTCCTGATGGTTCCAGCTTTTGTACTGTATTAGATGTAGTTCCAGCATTTGTACTGGATTCGGTAGTTCCAGCTTTTGTACTGTATTAGATATAGTTCCAGCATTTAGTAGTTCTCTTGTATGCATTCAGTTGTATCACGTATGCACCGTGCATGTATGCCGATTTAGATGCATTAAACAGTAATTGTTTGCGAGCATCTTGTTAATTAAGCCCGACGGACCGCGTGGTGTGTCACAAATGTACTACTTAAGCCAAAACCACACCCCGCACCCACCTCATGCAGCAATAATTCGTCGGGGCGGCAGCACAATAAATACATAGCAGACGAATGAATGCCCCAGCTGCCCCTGCAAAACGTAAATCCGCCCAGCACCCAATTGATGATCGATGCATGGAAGGGCTCCACACGGCGGGCTTATAAAATGTTGTGGGATCATCATCGGTTCCACAACACACTCGCAACCGCTAGCACCGCACACATCTATCAGTAGCAAGTAGGAAAAACCAATCGCTGTCGCCGGCATCTCCTTTTTCAATATCATGGTCCACGATATTGTTGATGTGTAGTAGTTGCATTGTTTGCTTTTTATAACACAAGAAAaggataaagaaaataaaaaaaattctcccCCATAGGTGAATGATGAGACGTCGTGGTTATAATTGGATAGAAAAATTGGTTTCTCCTCTTTCGACAATAAAttacacacatttcaaaaacaacCATTACTCCTTTTCAACAACATTCTTCCACCCATTCCCATGGAGAGCAGCTAGACGTTCAAAACAATTAAAAACATGGAAGCGCTCACGGGGTAGCAGTTGATTTTTAATATAACGTAAAAGGATAAAGTGAGCTGGGAAATTCATTTACCTCGGTAAATAGATATCCATTATGTGATCTCGTAAAAATGAAGAACATACTAATTTTTGATTTACCCCCTATCAGAAAAAAAATGATTTTCCCTCTTTCCATAATAATTTGCACTCACAAAAAAATCAATGAAAACCCGATTCTCCTTCTTCAATATGATGATCCACGATATTGTCATGTGTAGCAGTTGCATTGTTTGCTTTTTATACCACAAGAAAAGaacaccccccacccccaccccccgccATAGGTGAATGATGAGACGTCCTGGTTATAATTGGCTTGAGAAATTGGTTTCTTCTCTTTCAACAATAAATTACACCCATTTGAAAAAACAACCAATCCCCCTTCTTCAAAAACATTTTTCCACCCATTATCATGGAGAGCAGCTAAACGTTCAAAACAATTAAACCCATGGTAGCACTCAGGGGGTAGCAGTTGATTTTTAATATAACAAAAAGGGATAAAGTGAGCTGGGAAATCTCGTTAGTTTCATTTGCCATCTCGTAAAATGGATAGAACATACTAATTTTTTATTTACCCCCCATCAGAATTAATTTTTCCTCATTTGATAATAATTTGCACTCACAAAAAAATCAATAAAAAATCATTTCACTTTTTTCAATATCATGGTCCATGATATTGTTCATTGTAGCACACGCATTATGCAAGAGAATAGAAAAACAGCCACCGAAATTAAAAAAGTCACTTCAAAATTACCACACGCACAACACACTTCAACGTTTTAATTGGATGGTAGGTGGATACTTCACAGCACGCATGCAACGGGCTACTGGGATCTGTCTCGCTCGCGTATTGATACGAAACCTAAATGCGGCATGGCCCACAGACACGGTGTATAACAAGATGTATTCTCATCGATGTGAATCACGCGGCTTCGTATTGCCAAAAGGCCTATTAAATGTAGGAATCGCGACGCGCGGGCGGACGGACTGGATATCGGCCGTGCGTGGCCGCATGTCCTAAAAATCCGCGTCGGAAGAGATTCTCGTTACTTAAATAGACATGTTGCGATCTGCGAAAAGAATGCTCTAAATCTCCTCAAGGGAGCGCCTAACCAGTAAGAACTTCTCTAATCACtcatcaaagaaaaaaaaagaatctcGCATAACGAAATCCTTTAAAAAACTCCTCATATTGACGTCTTTTGGGGAGTTAAACCCTAACTAACGGAAAACCCTATACCATTAACTACTCAATTTGAGGAGTTTTACATCAATTTTTTTTCCGAGGAGTTAACTGTCAGAAGAAGCGTTTTCAGCTCGAAAATTTGAGCAGCTCACACCCTCCTCAAATCTTCTCTTTGCTCCTCTCGATGGAAAAATGGTTCAACGGGTGGCGAGCAACCAAATCAACCCCCATGCCGATAAATTTGCGTTGACGCCCCGCCCAGACCCTAGACCCTTCGTTGTCACCCCCATTTCTCCCCAAATCGCTGGCCCGGACTCCCCAAACTGTCACCGACATCGCTCCAATCGCCATGGCTTACCGCCtgtcgtggcaaggtggtggggtGTCGCCACGTCAGAGGTCATCTCCATCAATTCATCATCCTTAGACGACGACTTCGACGACGAGCGAGAGGCGACACAGCTCAGCGTGGCCATGGCAAAGAAAGCCAAAGAAGAGAAAGATATGTGAGTCGAATGGCGAAGAAACCAAGGAAGAGAGCGGTGCCGGCAACCAAATCCACCCTCTCTCGTGGGACCAGGCAGAACGGAAGTACGAGCTGGCGTTGCTCGATAAGGAGGAGGACCGAGCGACGAAGGCGCGGATCACAGCAGGTCCTGCCGACGCGGAGTCAGTTGTCGGGCTCGATGCCGAAGAGAAGTTTATGGCGGTCCAGCAAGCTGTCGAGTA
Above is a window of Triticum aestivum cultivar Chinese Spring chromosome 6B, IWGSC CS RefSeq v2.1, whole genome shotgun sequence DNA encoding:
- the LOC123134862 gene encoding uncharacterized protein — its product is MANPSTSSRSSCAAPSGTKLTCLCSPTNHPGSFRCTRHRNPRGRPQTSSPPSSGRPSHQSAASGASAAVRVEGIVRSGGVGTGGRTGKGRFVLRAHLLRLVSPPSSDGHDHRRCRDFKPRPSRLGRLAVTA